tgtttttggttttcatttgtaTGAACTTAAACATCCCATTTTGCAAGATATATTAAAGTTTCTCTGAAGACCAAACTGGTAAATTTATCATTTGGTAGTAACATAATTGATAATTGTCAATATTTCTATCTTGTCTCCATTCAACTCCACCTCCTCCTgtcccaaaacaaaaatcaatctgATCTATTTAGTACCAGCTTAATACCATCAGATTATAACTGTAGCAACAGTGAACTGGGgtagtggagggaagggggtgacTAGAGGTTATACCATCCAGAGTATCCAGGGAAATACAGTGGAAAATACATGAGTTAATATTGATTTGGAAATGTTCAAGCTTTGCCATGATTTTCCATGATTTCAGTCTGTTGGGACTCTGTACTTCTCTGTCTACGAGGAATGATCTGAAACAAGTTATATAGGGTTGGTGAATTGGAGTAAGAATTCGGGAGGTCATATTTTGAAACATTTGGCAATTCTATATAGATATATGAAAACAGTCCACCTTGCATATTAGCACTTCAAAATAACTGGCCTTGCTTGGGATACTGTGATAATAGCCCTTTGATCCCATTAATGGATCCATATCAGTGAAATGTGTGAATACTGAGCCTGTTCTAAGATGCACTTTGTTGGTGACAAAATAGAGGGATTGCATTAGACATAAAAACTATGAAATATTTTGTAAGATATTACAGTTTCAAGTAATAGTGTACATATTAAATGAGAGATGCTTAAATAGAATCCATATAAAATAAGACATATTGATCTTTCAGATGAAGATTGAATTTGAGTGACTAATTTGGTAGGTACATCTGTCACTAACCATTGAAGTGACTGAGTTTGGTAGCCTTTCCACTCCCAATAAAGTTTTTTGACACACATTAAATAAACTTGATAGGTACAAAGGTTTTACAGCTTTCACTATTTCAACAAgtttgcaacataactttcttgCAGAATATATTCTTTTAGAGTTATGTGCTCAGTCAAGCTCTTTGTTCTTGTTAATTAGTAAATTAGGTGACATTCAGAATTTGGtctgagtttttaaaaatgtactgcTTTATAGTTCTGCAATTACTGATGGCCGCCTTGTAGCATACTCAAGTGGATTTCCATGTGTAAgcttaaacattgtgattttaataatattgagcatatttggaattaataattttcatttgtttGCAGTTGAAGTCTGTGGCACACTTACCATGGAAGGCTTTTATGTATAAAGTAAGCTATTTTCTATTTGTATGCCTAAAGTGAAACCCAATTTGTATCCAACTGCAGATGTGTAATTATTTTTGGCATGTTTATTTGCTATTCACCATCTTGTAAAACATTCTCGGACACCTTTGCATAGATTGGGCACAACTGAATGCAAGTTATTATTACTGATATGCCAAGTGGTATTATTGTGTGACAGTTGGCTGATGGCTTACATAAAAGATATACTCAAAGATTGCATCCCAATCTAAGTTCAGAATTTTTTTGTACCCCTTAAGTGCATATAATTTAAGTATTGGAATCCTACTGCATTAACTTGGATAAATTAACTgcaaactaacttttttttaaaaaaaagtatgtatGGTTATACTCAATTCCCTGTTTGAGCAGCTGGTCTCCTCCCAGACCTTTGCCAGTACCATTCTAGTGACTAAGATTGTCTCTTCCTTGGTGAGAGAAGCAAGAATGAAGATAGCAGGAGCTCTGAGCACAATTTTGCAATGTTCCTTGCCTATTGGACTCTTCCCAGAGAAGAGTTGAAGGTATTACAACCTTGCTTGAGAAAATTGGTAAGGGATAAACTTGTTAACTTGCACCTGTCAGTCTACTGCAGAAAATTACTGCACTCTCTTGTCACAGACAACATTAATTTTTACTTAGAGAAGCAAAGGTTAAAAATGAGCAGCAAGCATGGAATTGTTGAAAGGCAAATCGTGACAAACTAAATGGTTTGAGTTGTTTGAGATGGCAAAGGGGGTTAATGAAAGTAATAACCATTGTGTATGTATGgatgttgaaaaaaaatttatGAAGTACTACAAAACAGATTCATTGTGGAAATATAAGAAGGGATTATAAGAATAGGctaaaataaattttacaaatatatttaaaCATGAAGGCTTTACATAGTTCAGAAAGAAACTTTTTTTGGCTTGGACTGGAGGCCATAGACTTAAggtatttaaggtgattggcaaaagagccaaTCATGAtattgtaacttttttttacacagttaaTGGTCTGAGCTTGGAAGGTGCAAGTTTGAAAAGTGGAGGTTACAGATTCATGAATAGTTGGAGAAATAAACTGCAGGAGGTTGAGGGAAGTGTGGATTGTTGAAACATGTGGATTGCTGCTCAAAAGAGCCAACGgtgactcaatgagccaaatagcTTCTTCCTGTGTTGTGTTATTATTCTGGTTGTTACTCAGCCATATTGAAATGCAGACCTGAATGGGAATTtttatgggggggtggggagaggggtaatGGGCATGGATTTGGTATCCCACCACTTTCTAATACAATGGCTTGTATTAACCAGCAATTGTAATTGTGTGTTGATTTTATCTATTTGCAAACATGAAGATATAGATTTGGGAGATTAAAATAGGGATTGGAAAGCTCTGTGCAGTCTTGCAATACTTAAGTAGATTTACTGAAAAAACAGATGTTAGGATGAGTCAATGGCTTGTTAACATAATGAGTGAGAGGTGTTTACTAACTTCAGAGAAGGGCTCATTATGTACAACCTTTAAGCAGGCAGCAACAAAGTATAGCCTGTTGGCTGCCTTTCAAATCAGTGTATTGTTAAAAACAACCAGAAACTATTTACTTTAAAAGCCCAGTATTTAAGTCCAGTTTTTGCTTTCTATCTCTAGAATTTTTATTATATTGAAAAATAATCATACAATGGAGCTGGCAAAAATAACTATAGTGTTGCTATTACATCCcggtttcatttttgttttctcatCTCAATGGCTGGTTCTACACTGCTCATTAATCTAAGTGTTAAACATGTGCTGCCGAACCACAAATTCCCATTCTGGAATTGATGTTATATAGTTTGTATTTCCATTGAATACCATGGAATTTCCTTGAAGAATGTTAAATGTATAAATGGCTAAAAGATTGAGGCTGTTATTGGAGATATTGTAGAGAAAAAGCTGCTTCAGTACATTTGGTACTGCATGAATGTAGtaaaatcaattctttcaataACAAAAATTGTCAGATATCATTTATAATCGTATGTATTTGTGTTTAAATCAAAAGTTCACATCCCTGTTACAACCACTCCTCTTCATAAACTAAGACACAAACTTGATATTGCATTAATTTCCTTGTTACGGCCTAAATATGGAAAATTGAAAACATTGACTTCATTGTATCATTAACATATCCATTCTGTTGACATTATATGTCCTCAATAATTTAATATACAGTCTTGTTATGTTGTCAGAATATTGGAAAATGTATTTATCTGTTACTATCGTAACCTATCTTCTATTGCAGGCATTCAACACCTTTATAGATGATGTCTTTGCCTTTATCATCACCATGCCAACGTCACATAGACTAGCTTGCTTCAGAGATGATGTAGTATTCCTTGTTTACCTGTACCAGAGATGGTAAGATTTTTCAAAATATGTTGtctgaataaaaaaattaaacttttatACCATACTTTATTTTGCACATCAAtcaaaattttcattaaaaaatgaaCGCTTTCATTTGCTAAATTGGAATTTAgtccaaaataatttattttgttggcACGGAATGTCtcagtttaaataaaaatctaaGTGTTTTGTCCATTTTGCAAAATGTATATTTTGTCTTTAAGTTGGCCATTTCCTTTGGGCTGGTACAATTGCTGGAAATGCCACTctttccaacagttttttttcccaggaaaatgGAGAATCAGACAGGCATATGTGAAATAGGAAAACTGACACTAAAAACAAAAGATGGGAAAAGGTTTCATTCACCATGGTGCACAGAAAAGTTATTCAATAATAATGTTGAAAAGGAGTGAGAGAGAAATATGACCTGAGATCCTCCTCTTGTCAATATATTTGTCTTTTCATTGTTATATAATAAACAGACCTATGACTTAATTCTGAAATTCAGTATTATTTTTCATTGCAGGCTTTACCCAGTGGATAAAACTAGAATAAATGAGTTTGGTGAATCATATGAAAAAGAGACGAAGGGAAAGCTGCATAAGGAATGACTTCAGACTGAACTTCCTCTGCAACTAGCCTCCGTTCAGTTGCAAGCAATCTTTATGCACTGCTGTTTGCAGCACAGTAACTTCATTGATCTTTCCTGCCTGTGACTGCAATATCTCCAGCGGTGCCAACCTTCTTGGATTTCTAATTCTGGGTCATACTCCTGAGAGTTAAGCAGTATTACTCCTACAAAGAAGATagaaattataaacaataaaGTTGCTATTTGACAGCACAGTTCAGATTTGTAATTTGTCATTTGTTCCAAGGGTCCATTCAACTGAGAGAAAGATGTTAACCAATCAGAATGCCAGCCACAGTTGATCAACTTCATTAAGGACTAAAGTATTCAGGCATTCACTCTCCGTACTTTTCCCAACTTGGTTTCAGTTTacttgtctgcagtttttttttagtaCAATATCTAAAATTTGAATGGCTTATCTAGCAACTTCAGTCAGTGTCTTTGGTTTTGTGCAACTGTGGTTTTTACAGGAACTTTAGTTCTGCACTCTATGTATTGTATTAATGAACTGTGATTTGGCCAAATTAAGTGAATGTTAATTCTGATTAGTTTCAACTATTTTGcaaaaattcaaatcaaattaaACATACTTCATTGATTTGTAGAAAGCAAGAAATCTTTTCccaaattaaaagggaaattaatttCCTTGAATTGGTTTAACTGGATTTTTATATATTGAAGCAAACCTACTTTCCCTCGTATCATTTTAATTCAAAGTTtctttaaggaaaaaaaatgaaaattttaagcCAAATAAGAAAGTCTCAGCCAAATATGGTAAAAATctaacaaaataattgaaattgcTTAAGGTTAATGATTTATTTTTGGCTGAAGGATGGTAGTTTTGGGTTGATGGAAGTAAACATTGCTTCTTGGTTCAAAGTGACTCTGAATCTTGACTcttaataatttgcatttttgattaattgGCTCAGCTCAAAGTAGTGCTCTCTTTTTTTCCTGACCTGTAAAATTTGATTTGCTGAACAGATGTAATGATCTCTCAATTGAGTTTGCATTCCTTTTTCTGTGAATGATTATAAAGTTAATTTCAACACTCATCAAATGtgttttttgcaatttttttttacgttTTAGAGAactgtagaatcatagagagatataggcaGAAGCAGGGCCCTTGATCTATtgggtctgcactgaccatcaactacccatttatactatccctgcattaatcccttttttttattctccctatattctctTCAAGTCCTAGAtttttacccctcacctacacactagaggcaatttataatGACAAATTAACCTAGCaagctgcacatctttaggatgtgggagggaactaaagcacccagaggagacccgtGCGTAAACATGAAGCAACCCAGCACAAttgcaaaaaatgaaaataagcaCTTGCAATGAACTTTAGTCATGGGGGCTTCAGGATCTCTTTTTGAGGTCCCTTTTATCATAGTTGAGTCTCCAactaactcattttattccaaGTGAAAAATAGAAATGATTAATACCAAAGGGTGGCAATAATATTTTGGTTATAGTGCTAAGGTTCTGTGATTATAATGCCAAGTTGCATGTACCTAGCACATTTTGCATCTCTGCAATGTTGCATTTCAAGaccattcttcctttttttttggccAGGATGGGGTAATAGGGATGTTGGTTGGGGGAAGAGAAGAAGGATGGAGTTATTGATCATCACTAGCCTTTCTGTAAGAAAAATTATGCCTAGATTTCCCTCTGCAACTAAAATTCTACTTGGTACCTTGCCTCATTTTGGGAAAAGATGGCTTGAAGGACGATATCCATTAAAATTAACATCGTGACAGGGAGAAACTTTTTCAGCCAGAGTGGAAATGGGAATACAATGTCAGGTGActacaattgaaaatcaaaatacaactgtagatgctggaaatcttaaagtTTTGGAAACACAACTCAAATTCAGGCAGCAGCTTTGGAAAGGGGAAGAACGTTACTGTTTGAAGTCAATGGCCTTCaccaggcctgctgagtatttccagcactttccatttttatGCCAGATGAATGCATGTGATTTAGTAAGGAATGTAGCAGAGCACGTTGGAGTAACAGGAGGTGTGACTTACAGTGTCAATTTGATGAACATAATGAGAGCTGAGGAAGAGGTGTGTTTAATGACAACCTAGCCGTGAATGCGAGGATGCAATAAGTTAATCATTATGTTGATAGGAGTCGGGAGGTGGTACCGGTGGAGCATAACGTTGAtgacgtttctgtgctgtgaattcCATGTTAATATAACGTTggtttgggagggagggggaagacagAGAGTTTGATTGACAGGAGGGAGCGGGCCCTTGCTGATGTCATGACGAGAGACGGCCTTTTCCCCAAGGCGGGCGGCGGTTGCCAACGAGACGGACGATGATTGACGGTGGACTGCAGCGTGGGCAATGAGTGCCCCGGTATCGCCAGGGAAGCGGACTATGAGTGATAGCAGCTTGCACAAGTTGCTGGGGTCTCTCTACCCCCGCGTAACCTCTATCCAGACGTTCATTGCACAGATCGATGATGTTGCACCACCAGTGTTGGTAGAGGCGTTTGATACCGATAACTATAAGCGTTTTATCTCCCAACTCATCGTCTGCGTTCCCAGGGAAGCAAAGCCTCTATGGCGGCCGGTCACATTTCAGCAGGTAGGAAGGTTGCCGAGCTCGAAAGCAAATGCATTGCAGTTTACTAAAATTACGCTGTTGGAGCATGCAATGCAGCGTGCAAGAACTGAATGTTTGGCGCCTTCTACAGTCAGAGTAGCACTTCGTTGACTGTTGTAGACTCTTCCGAAGTACTGTCTAAAAAGTTAGTAGGAACCAAAACTCTTGTAGGTTAACTAATTTCCAGGTTTGCATGGTGGGAGACGTTAGGAATTCTAAAAGATTACTTTGCATTGTTGATAGTAAAGCTCTCAATCCAGGCCATAATTATTGTCTCCACATTTTTCTATAGAATTGCACTGCATTTTATGGTGTGCCTGAACATTACAGTTACATCTAACTTGCCTTATGTTATGTCACGTCACAATTCCTTCCCTGAACAGCTCGTATGGTCGAAATCTCTGGTTTTATGGAATTAATGCTCCGGAAATTGCTGCAGCAAAGCAACTTGGTATGCGCTATGAGTAGCAGTTCTTTACCCTTCTGCAGACTTTTTGGTTGCAATTTGCAGGGAGTACCTGCAGTTAGGCCAACAAGACATGGTAGATGTTCCTCACATCTGGACCAGCAATGCACTTCCTACACCAACGAAGTAATAGAgtgatatagaacataggacagtacagcacaatacaggcccttcggcccacaatgttgtgccgacctttaaaccatgcctaagactgtctaaccccttcctcccacatatccctctatattaaattcctctgtatgcctatctagtaatctcttgaatttggccaatgtacctgcctccacctctgccccaggcagtgcattccatgccccaaccactctctgggtaaaaaaaaacttccctctgatatctcccttgaacttaccacctgttactttaaagccatgccttcttgtattgatcATTGGTGCTCTGGGAGAGGGGtgcaggctgtccactctatctgttcctcttaatattttgtacacctctatcatgtatcctctcatcctccttctctccaaagagtaaagccctagctcccttagtctctcctcagtgcatactctgtaaaccaggcagcaacctggtaaatcttctctgcaacctttccaacgcttccacatccttcctataaagaggtgaccagaactggacacggtactctaagtgtggtctaaccagagttttatagagctgcatcattacctcgcggctcttaaactcgatcccttgacttatgaaagctaacatcccataagctttcttaactaccctatccacctgtgaggcaactttcagggatctgtggatatggacccccagatccctctgctcctccacactatcaaggatcctgctattaactttgccttggagtttgtccttccaaagtgtaccacctcacatttctccggcttgaactccatctgccacttctcagcccagctctgcatcctatcaatgtccctctgcaatcttcgacaaccctctacactatccacaacaccaccaacctttgtgtcatctgcaaacttgccaacccacccttctaccccccatccaactcattaataaagtattatagcacagaaagaagTTATTTGCAGCTTCATGCCTGCATCAGCTGCTTGAAAGCTTCCAATTAGGCCTGctcccctgccctttccccagagccctctaaatctttccctttcaaGTAATTAACCAATCACTTTTGACAGTCATTATTGAATCACTATATACCTTTCCAAAAGCACATTCCGGATCGCAACAACAcatccctttaaaaaaaaataacctgaTTATCACCCATGGTCCTTTTCTTCATGATCTTAAATTGTTTGGTTACTGATACCTCTAGAATTGGAAATGGATACACCTTTAATGATTATATTAACGCtcttaaaatgttggaaaaacttgtGGAATGCTAAAATAGCCTTCCATCCTCAAAAGATGAACAACCTCAGGGTTTTTCTGTCTCTTCCCATGATTAGAGAATTCAATCCTTGCACCATTCCAGGAAacatggagttatacagcccaaaaacaggccctttggcccaacacttcTATGCCGAACAAGCtgcctacccgagctagtcccaacgacccactaaacctttcctatccatgtaactgtctgtatgtcttttaaattttgtaattgcaCCGCGCCTCTACGACTTCctttggtagctcattccacatactctgCAAAGCCTTATTATTGCCAAAGAACTCAGAGATGGTACTCCAACTGGGATTTTGGAAAGGTTAATCGTTTTTTATACGTGTAATTTCATATCAGTTAAACTAATGAAAATTATATCAAATTTCATGTCAGCAAAGAGATGCCCAGCAgttataaatttaaaaatcattaataaTGTGAACACTATCTTAGTACCATGTTTAGAGGTGAAAATGACAGCATTTATACTTCTGATTACTTTTTGAGAGgttgaaaaatactatgatgttAGAGgaactgtggagaaaagtaggtggtcaatgtttcgggtcaggacccttcttcaggacccgaaacgttgaccgcctgcttttctccaggaatGCTGCACTATGATGCTCTGACCCTTGTCCtgaacaagggtcctgacccgaaacgttgatgacctgcttttctccacggatgctgcatggcctgctgagttcctccagcatcatagtgtttttcatctagattccagcatctgcagtcctttgtttctctaggttgATGTTGAATCTAAGGAAGTAATCTCCTGGATATTCTTAAATTACTATTTATAAAAGCTGACACAATCTCATTCACCTTGGATTTATATTAGACATTGGCCTTGCAGCATCCAATATGATGCTTGTTGTCGTGTATTCAAATGAGTTTGCCACAAAATTTTGACCTACCTTTGTTaatggaggactggagagtgcaGAGGCCTGGCTCACAGTAGTTAGGGCCAGATGCTCCATTCCAGCAATATCCAGTCCACATTTTCCATTGCTGAAACGATGCCTTTCAATACCTTCCTTCACCTTCTTTCACCTTATCTCCTTCCTCTATCTCTCCCACTAGCTCTTGTTTATACCTAAAAGAAGCTAGAACTTCCATAATACATGGAATAATTATCAACCCTGAAAAACTAGAGGCAGCTCATAGTTTAGATACATAGTAATGGTTTACTACTACAGACTAAACAGAtttctctcatttcttttcaGCTCTCTACGCAGAGCGATGTGGTTATGCGAGTCATTCAAAGGATTTgtgaaaagaggaaaagaaatgtgCTAAGTTTTGGTTACAACAATGCAACTGAAACAAGTTTCATCCCTGTCAGTTCTACCCTCAACGCACGCAGTTATCAAATAAATACCACCACGGCTGTTATCAAGACCAGCGTGCTGTGGAAAACGTTGGTGAGCAGGATTGGGGATGATATCATGATGTATTTGCTGGAGCACTGCTCCCTCTTTAGGCTAGTCCCACCAAGCTGTTGCTTTCAGTTATGCGGCGTTCCCATCTATAGCCTCCTTACAAGTGGTACTCAACTCCAGTCTACCTGGCTCAGGCAGAGGCCAGTGCAATATCGGTCCAGCCTTGCACTAAGACGTGCTCAAAAGAAAGTCAGCTTCTATCAGGAGTTCCTCTCGAAGAGGAGGAAATGGAAGGAAAGAATCTCAGGACCTGGAAATCTATCAGCGAAAGGACCACCTGGTGCAGAGCGCAGCAAGTGGAAAATTCGAGAAGCACCAAATGTTGTCCGATGCAAATCTGTAAAGAGGGCAAGACTTGAAGCTGATATTGGAAGATGGACATCAAACGATGTGGTCACCAAAAATGGAAGGTCGCTAAAACGATTTCTGGACGATGATAGAGTGGAGGCTCCTGCAAAGAGGTTAAAAGGAAGCGAGCTGTCAAtactgaaggaaaataaaatgacagGACATGAAAGATCGCTTGTGGAAAATCAGTCCCCTGAGGCAACTGAGCAATCTGGTGGTATAACTGATCAGTCAGGCGAAGGGATTATGGACTGGAATGGAAAAGGTAGTAATGTTAATGAATGTAAATCAAAAGATGCCAAATTCACTTCACTAATGAGCAGAGTGGAGGAAAATGTCAGTGCTGACTCCAAAAGGCAGGATCCAGAGACTGATGCCAAGGCACGGGAGCTGACTGAAGGCAAAACAAATGGACATGTCGTGCATGGTGTAGAAATTCTTTCTTCTGACAAAGGTGTTCTGTCCCCTGTAGTTGAAGAGCAGGCTTCAGTATTCACAGGACTTAAAGCTAAAAACACAGTGGTGCACTATGAACGTGGAAAGAATTGTGATAACTTCACTGTTGCAGGAATTGGTGAACAGAATGAATGTCAGGAAATAGAATGTGCAAGAACGAAAAAGTCCAAACAAGATGGCAGGGAAATGAGCAAAAATCAAAGCAGCACCCACAGCACCAAATCCACCACTGGAGAGAACGTTTACTGCAATGATGCCAGTAAAGATGGACAGTGTCACGCAGAGTTTGGTGGAATAGTGAAACCTATATTCTCTGGGACATCACTACATCCTTTTAAAGATGCTCCTGCAACAAAAAAAAGACCATGGAGTGAAATATATATTGAACGAGGGAGTATAATGTACTGTAATAATAATGCTGAATGTTTACCAAAGACATTTATATTAAATCAATTGCAGGATTTTAGCACAGGTGGTCAGAGGCTTGTAGAAGCCATATTCTTAAACAGAAATACATCAGGGACTAAGATGGTACAAGTGCAGTATAGTAATCGCCGGAGAAGGAAAAAGTTTCCAAAGCGCTACTGGCAAATGAGAAATATTTTCCTTCGACTGTTGAGAAATCATAAACGCTGTCCATATCTGCAAATATTGTCTAGGAATTGCCAAGTTAACGTTCAGAAAGGACGAAAGGTCAATAATACTTCACATGCTGAGTCAAGCAATGAGCCAAATTCCTCTTCTGTTACAAAGATGGCTTTAGGGCCTTTCAGCAGCTGTGCTGCAGGATTGAAATCTAATAGTCCTGTTGCTTCAAGTGGCCACCTAATTGAAAAACAGCAACATGTATTGGACAAAAGCTTAAAGGATCATCTATCAGTGAGCACTGACCTTCATGGCCACAACTCTACAACTGGAAGACACTTGGAAGGGTGTACATATTCTTGGAGATCTTCGGAATGTCCTGGTGTGTGTCCTGAGCAGAGTCATCCTCCTGAAGATCCAGCCTCAGAACCAAAAACAGATGAAAAGATCAGAACCTCTGTAGACTTGGACCATAGTGAAAGATCAAGTAGTTCAGACAAGGATTTGCTGCGTTTGCTTAAGCAGTACAGCTGTCCACTCCAGGTCTACCGATTTGTAAGGGAGTGTTTGCTCAAGGTTGTATCAGATGAACTTTGGGGTTCAAATCACAATAAATGCCGTTTCCTGAAGAACGTGAAGAAGTTTATTTCCTTGGGGAAATTTGATAAATTCTCTTGCAGTGAACTGATGTGGAAAATGAGAGTGAATGACTGTATGTGGCTTCGGCTCAACAAAGGTGAATCACTTGTCTTTACAATGCTGTGTTCATTTAGGTTGATGTTTTAAGAGTGGAACGGGCTCTATGCCGGAGAGGTTGTGTGCttcctaaaaaaaattattggtaGCTTTGCTACAATTAAACCACGGTGCTGGATGTTATTAATAATACAGACAAATTTTGATGTCTATAAATCTACTAATTTTTACTATAGTGTGTTTCAAGTAATCAATTAATTATGCattaatgtttctgattgaaCAAAATATCCTTGAATAAGTTCCAAATTGGAGACTTCAGCTAAAAGTTAAATGCTGGAAAGACACAACTCTTC
This genomic interval from Pristis pectinata isolate sPriPec2 chromosome 5, sPriPec2.1.pri, whole genome shotgun sequence contains the following:
- the tert gene encoding telomerase reverse transcriptase yields the protein MSAPVSPGKRTMSDSSLHKLLGSLYPRVTSIQTFIAQIDDVAPPVLVEAFDTDNYKRFISQLIVCVPREAKPLWRPVTFQQLSTQSDVVMRVIQRICEKRKRNVLSFGYNNATETSFIPVSSTLNARSYQINTTTAVIKTSVLWKTLVSRIGDDIMMYLLEHCSLFRLVPPSCCFQLCGVPIYSLLTSGTQLQSTWLRQRPVQYRSSLALRRAQKKVSFYQEFLSKRRKWKERISGPGNLSAKGPPGAERSKWKIREAPNVVRCKSVKRARLEADIGRWTSNDVVTKNGRSLKRFLDDDRVEAPAKRLKGSELSILKENKMTGHERSLVENQSPEATEQSGGITDQSGEGIMDWNGKGSNVNECKSKDAKFTSLMSRVEENVSADSKRQDPETDAKARELTEGKTNGHVVHGVEILSSDKGVLSPVVEEQASVFTGLKAKNTVVHYERGKNCDNFTVAGIGEQNECQEIECARTKKSKQDGREMSKNQSSTHSTKSTTGENVYCNDASKDGQCHAEFGGIVKPIFSGTSLHPFKDAPATKKRPWSEIYIERGSIMYCNNNAECLPKTFILNQLQDFSTGGQRLVEAIFLNRNTSGTKMVQVQYSNRRRRKKFPKRYWQMRNIFLRLLRNHKRCPYLQILSRNCQVNVQKGRKVNNTSHAESSNEPNSSSVTKMALGPFSSCAAGLKSNSPVASSGHLIEKQQHVLDKSLKDHLSVSTDLHGHNSTTGRHLEGCTYSWRSSECPGVCPEQSHPPEDPASEPKTDEKIRTSVDLDHSERSSSSDKDLLRLLKQYSCPLQVYRFVRECLLKVVSDELWGSNHNKCRFLKNVKKFISLGKFDKFSCSELMWKMRVNDCMWLRLNKAQHFVPASEHQLREDILSRFLFWLMDNYVVHLLKSFFYITETTFMKNTLFYYRKCVWKEVQRIGVRNHLAKVQLQPISYKDVEQKLQQKSTAPPSSLRFIPKKNGLRPIVKMRNITGPKISGKRRNFNRTQMKVLFDVLNYEQQQNPALKSSSVYGLDDIYKAWREFVLQKLKAEKVSGGRPYYFVKADVTGAYDAIPHAKLMEVISGILDLEVPENYCIRRYAKIWVDAAGQVRKTFKRQVSTLMDLMPTMKEFVSHLQQKGFLQNTILVNQGLTMNQNSEDVFTYFKQMIESNIISIGGKYYVQCCGIPQGSLVSALLCSLCYGDMENKLFSGIQEDGLMMRLIDDFLLVTPHLLLAKKFLRTLAAGIPEYGCFISPHKTVVNFPVDEDLPGCSTARSLPEHCLFPWCGLLFDTQTLEVYCDYSSYANISIRSSLTFNCSSKAGQNMKRKLLAVLKLKCHHIFLDLEVNTLRTVAINVYKIFLLQAYRFHACVLRLPFGQRIKDNPSFFLDVIFDIVTCCYTILKAKNRGISLGSKDASGPFPFEASQWLCCCAFTVKLSNHKAVYKCLLGPLKTCKAKLQKILPRSTVLLLQNITQPSLHQDFAAILD